One window of the Nocardia huaxiensis genome contains the following:
- a CDS encoding nitrilase-related carbon-nitrogen hydrolase gives MAIVRAALVQTNWTGDKESMIKAHEEYARQAAAAGAKVICFQELFYGPYFCQVQDTKFYEYAESVPGPTTERFAALARELGLVMVLPVYEREQEGFLYNTAGVIDADGSYLGKYRKHHIPQVNGFWEKFYFRPGNLGWPVFDTAVGKVGVYICYDRHFPEGWRALGLAGAQIVFNPSATSRGLSSYLWKLEQPASAVANEYYIGAINRVGIEPLGDDDFYGTSYFVDPEGKFVGEVASDTAPELVVRDLDMDLIKVVRDRWAFYRDRRPDAYGPLVTP, from the coding sequence ATGGCGATCGTTCGAGCTGCACTGGTTCAGACGAACTGGACCGGTGACAAAGAGTCCATGATCAAGGCCCACGAGGAGTACGCGCGGCAGGCCGCGGCGGCGGGGGCAAAAGTGATCTGCTTCCAGGAGCTGTTCTACGGACCGTATTTCTGCCAGGTGCAGGACACGAAGTTCTATGAATACGCCGAATCGGTGCCGGGGCCGACCACCGAGCGGTTCGCGGCGCTGGCGCGCGAACTCGGGCTGGTGATGGTGCTGCCGGTGTACGAGCGGGAACAGGAGGGATTCCTGTACAACACGGCGGGCGTCATCGACGCCGACGGGAGTTATCTCGGGAAATACCGCAAGCACCATATTCCGCAGGTGAACGGGTTCTGGGAGAAGTTCTACTTCCGGCCCGGAAATCTGGGGTGGCCGGTGTTCGATACGGCGGTCGGGAAGGTCGGCGTGTACATCTGCTACGACCGGCATTTCCCGGAGGGGTGGCGGGCGCTCGGGCTGGCGGGGGCGCAGATCGTGTTCAATCCATCCGCTACCTCGCGGGGGTTGTCGAGCTATCTGTGGAAGCTGGAGCAGCCGGCGTCGGCGGTGGCCAACGAGTACTACATCGGGGCGATCAATCGGGTGGGGATCGAGCCGCTCGGGGACGACGACTTCTACGGCACAAGCTATTTCGTGGATCCGGAGGGGAAGTTCGTCGGGGAGGTCGCCTCCGATACCGCGCCGGAGCTGGTGGTGCGGGATCTGGACATGGATCTGATCAAGGTGGTGCGGGATCGGTGGGCCTTCTACCGTGACCGGCGACCGGACGCCTACGGACCGCTGGTGACGCCATGA
- the hydA gene encoding dihydropyrimidinase: MSRTFIHGGTVVSATGSQLLDVLIDGETIAAVVQPGSTALGADLAATADTVIDATGKYVIPGGVDGHTHMQLPFGGTEASDTFETGTRAAAWGGTTTIVDFAVQKPGERVQDSLAAWHRKADGQCAIDYGFHQIVGDVNAESLKGMAELVSEGVTSFKLFMAYPGVFYSDDGQILRAMQTAGELGALLMMHAENGIAIDVLIAQTLARGQTDPYFHGTSRPWQLEEEATHRAIMLAQVTGAALYVVHVSAKQALEQIAQARGKGQNVFGETCPQYLYLSLEEQLGAPGFEGAKWVCSTPLRARAEGHQDELWRYIRTGDVTTVATDHCPFCMKDQKELGLGDFSKIPNGIGGVEHRMDLMFQGVKDGRLSLEKWVEVCCTAPARMFGMYPRKGVISPGADADVVIYDPNGHTSIGLGKTHHMNMDHSAYEGFEVDGHVDTVLSRGRLIVDGGRYLGSAGHGRFVKRGLSQNLI; the protein is encoded by the coding sequence ATGAGCCGCACCTTCATTCACGGCGGGACGGTGGTGTCGGCCACCGGGTCGCAGCTGCTCGATGTGCTCATCGACGGCGAAACCATCGCCGCCGTAGTGCAACCCGGGTCCACCGCGCTCGGCGCCGACCTGGCCGCGACGGCGGACACGGTCATCGACGCCACCGGGAAGTACGTGATTCCCGGTGGGGTGGACGGGCATACGCACATGCAGCTGCCGTTCGGCGGCACCGAAGCCTCGGACACCTTCGAGACCGGCACGCGCGCCGCCGCCTGGGGCGGCACCACGACGATCGTCGACTTCGCCGTGCAGAAGCCGGGGGAGCGGGTGCAGGACAGCCTGGCCGCCTGGCATCGCAAGGCCGACGGGCAGTGCGCCATCGACTACGGATTCCATCAGATCGTCGGGGACGTGAATGCCGAATCCCTCAAGGGGATGGCGGAATTGGTGTCCGAGGGCGTCACCAGTTTCAAGCTGTTCATGGCGTATCCGGGAGTGTTCTACTCCGACGACGGGCAGATCCTGCGCGCCATGCAGACCGCCGGTGAGCTCGGCGCGCTGCTGATGATGCACGCGGAGAACGGGATCGCCATCGACGTGCTCATCGCGCAGACGCTGGCGCGCGGTCAGACCGACCCCTACTTCCACGGCACCAGCCGCCCTTGGCAATTGGAGGAGGAGGCCACCCATCGGGCCATCATGCTGGCGCAGGTGACCGGTGCGGCGCTGTATGTCGTGCACGTGTCCGCCAAGCAGGCGCTCGAGCAGATCGCGCAGGCCCGGGGCAAGGGGCAGAACGTGTTCGGGGAAACCTGCCCGCAGTATCTGTACCTGTCGCTCGAAGAGCAGTTGGGCGCACCGGGTTTCGAGGGCGCGAAGTGGGTGTGCTCGACGCCGCTGCGCGCCCGGGCCGAGGGGCATCAGGACGAGCTGTGGCGCTACATCCGCACCGGTGACGTCACCACCGTCGCCACCGATCACTGCCCGTTCTGCATGAAGGATCAGAAAGAGCTGGGGCTGGGCGATTTCAGCAAGATCCCCAACGGTATCGGCGGTGTCGAACACCGGATGGATCTCATGTTCCAGGGCGTCAAGGACGGTCGGCTCTCGCTCGAGAAATGGGTGGAGGTGTGCTGCACCGCGCCCGCGCGCATGTTCGGCATGTACCCGCGCAAGGGCGTGATCAGTCCGGGCGCGGACGCCGATGTGGTGATCTACGACCCCAACGGGCACACCAGCATCGGGCTCGGCAAGACCCATCACATGAATATGGATCACTCGGCGTACGAGGGGTTCGAGGTGGACGGGCACGTGGACACCGTGCTGTCGCGCGGGCGCTTGATCGTCGACGGCGGGCGGTATCTGGGCAGCGCCGGGCACGGGCGGTTCGTGAAACGCGGGCTCTCACAGAACCTCATCTGA